DNA sequence from the Spirochaetota bacterium genome:
ACCAGTTTGGCGTAGCAGAACCTGTTATAAGGCGAGAGAGTGGATACAGAATTTCTGTGGAACTACCTGGTATATCAAGTATAGCCCAAGCAAGAGAAGCAGTTAGTAAAGCAGGTAAATTGGAATTCAAGTTTGTAAATGATGAATTTATGTCAGGTATTGATAGGAAATATCTAAACAGTGAGGGACTAATATCAGACCTTACCACATTCCTAAAAGATAATTCTATACCTGAGGATAGTGAGGCTTATGGTTATTATGAGACTGACGAGTTTGGAGTGCCTGTTTTGAAAGGGTTTATAGTTCTCAAGAAAGAAGTTGTTTTGGACGGAAGTTACATAAATGATGCAAGGGTAGGACAGGATCAATTTGGAAGACCAGTTGTGGATTTTTCACTTACGCTTGAGGGTGCTGACATATTTGCGGAAATAACAAGGAACAATATTGGTAAGAGACTTGCTATAGTGCTTGATGGTAGAGTAAGAAGTGCTCCTGTAATACAGACAGAAATACTAGGTGGTAGAGGACAGATTACAGGAGTATTTACTCAAGAAGAGGTGAATAGCCTAGTATCAGTACTAAAGTCTGGTGCTTTGAGTGTAAAACTTAAGGAAATTGAGATAAGGTCAATAGGACCTTCACTGGGTGCGGATAGTATAAACCTTGGCACGAGAGCAGCGTTGATTGGTATATTGCTTGTCTTTGCGTTTGCCATATTCTACTACAAAATCTTTGGTTTTATTACCGCTCTATCGCTGGTTATGAACCTATTTTTAACGTTGGCAGGACTTGCGCTATTTAGAGCAACTCTTACATTACCTGGTATCGCAGGACTTGCCCTTACAATAGGTATGGCTATTGATGCTAATGTTCTACAATTTGAAAGAATAAA
Encoded proteins:
- the secD gene encoding protein translocase subunit SecD produces the protein MDWFRFVVILIVLFLGFVILKPTYDWYFVVPEADKNLLSLPSEEVSKLSPELKKKYSEVKKLRSSTVLNIGLDLRGGVYITLEPDPEDMTNFLLDKYEGDMEKVISEYNNELESQVNISLEILRNRLDQFGVAEPVIRRESGYRISVELPGISSIAQAREAVSKAGKLEFKFVNDEFMSGIDRKYLNSEGLISDLTTFLKDNSIPEDSEAYGYYETDEFGVPVLKGFIVLKKEVVLDGSYINDARVGQDQFGRPVVDFSLTLEGADIFAEITRNNIGKRLAIVLDGRVRSAPVIQTEILGGRGQITGVFTQEEVNSLVSVLKSGALSVKLKEIEIRSIGPSLGADSINLGTRAALIGILLVFAFAIFYYKIFGFITALSLVMNLFLTLAGLALFRATLTLPGIAGLALTIGMAIDANVLQFERIKEELRNGRDLITAMKIGFDRAFVTIIDTHVTVIISSLILALYGYGPIKGFGTTLLVGITVSLFTSVFVVRFLADFVVQRLRLRFLPALV